The Streptomyces laurentii genome contains a region encoding:
- a CDS encoding malate/L-lactate dehydrogenase (Malate/L-lactate dehydrogenase; cl00900;~identified by MetaGeneAnnotator; putative;~malate/L-lactate dehydrogenase [Saccharopolyspora erythraea NRRL2338]), translated as MTTTSTEPATTAQEPRVGHATLLAETAGYLARLGVPEDRARVAAEALCYGDLTGMDSHGVFNLGRLYRPLLESGRADPAAEPEILRDLGACVLTDHHRALGLWAASAAMDLAAERAGRYGIGLVAVRGATHFGCAGVHARRAADRGLIGLIAANCGGQRIARPPHGAAALLGTNPLSVAAPAVDGHPFVLDMSTTVVPTGRVRTAARDGRPAPEGWLTGDDGRPVTDPAAYDRGEAWLGWLGSRPETGAFKGFGLGLTVELLAALLPGAATGPSPAALAGDGRPGGTDDGIGFLVLAIDPGLLRDGFDDDARALFGTVLACPPLPGHGQVRYPGHREAELAAERRRTGVPLAPSLHAELSGLGLRLPVLQEN; from the coding sequence ATGACCACCACGTCCACCGAACCCGCGACGACCGCCCAGGAGCCGCGGGTCGGCCACGCCACGCTGCTCGCCGAGACGGCCGGCTACCTCGCCCGCCTCGGCGTCCCCGAGGACCGGGCCCGCGTCGCCGCCGAGGCGCTCTGCTACGGCGACCTGACCGGCATGGACTCCCACGGCGTGTTCAACCTGGGCCGCCTCTACCGGCCGCTCCTGGAGTCCGGCCGGGCCGACCCCGCCGCCGAACCCGAGATCCTGCGCGACCTGGGCGCCTGCGTCCTCACCGACCACCACCGCGCGCTCGGCCTGTGGGCGGCGTCGGCGGCCATGGACCTCGCCGCGGAGCGGGCCGGCCGGTACGGGATCGGCCTGGTCGCGGTCCGCGGCGCCACCCACTTCGGCTGCGCCGGGGTGCACGCGCGGCGGGCCGCCGACCGGGGCCTGATCGGACTGATCGCCGCCAACTGCGGCGGCCAGCGCATCGCCCGCCCGCCGCACGGCGCGGCCGCCCTGCTCGGCACCAACCCGCTGAGCGTGGCCGCGCCCGCCGTCGACGGACACCCGTTCGTCCTGGACATGAGCACCACCGTCGTCCCCACCGGCCGGGTCCGCACCGCCGCCCGCGACGGCCGGCCCGCGCCCGAGGGCTGGCTCACCGGCGACGACGGCCGCCCGGTCACCGACCCGGCCGCCTACGACCGCGGCGAGGCCTGGCTGGGCTGGCTCGGCTCCCGCCCCGAGACCGGCGCCTTCAAGGGCTTCGGCCTCGGCCTGACCGTCGAACTCCTCGCCGCCCTGCTGCCCGGCGCCGCCACCGGCCCGTCACCCGCCGCCCTGGCCGGCGACGGCCGCCCGGGAGGCACCGACGACGGCATCGGCTTCCTCGTCCTGGCCATCGACCCCGGCCTGCTGCGCGACGGCTTCGACGACGACGCCCGCGCCCTCTTCGGCACCGTCCTGGCCTGCCCGCCGCTGCCCGGCCACGGCCAGGTCCGCTACCCGGGCCACCGGGAGGCCGAACTCGCCGCCGAGCGCCGCCGCACCGGCGTACCGCTGGCCCCCTCGCTGCACGCCGAA